The proteins below are encoded in one region of Manis javanica isolate MJ-LG chromosome 8, MJ_LKY, whole genome shotgun sequence:
- the LOC118971930 gene encoding olfactory receptor 4Q2, which produces MDENQTKVVREFVLAGFSQTPSIEAGLFVLFLFFYVSTWAGNVLIMVTVTFDNYLHSSPMYFLLGNLSFLDLCYSTITTPKLLADFLDNKKLIPYDQCIVQLFFLHFVGAAEMFLLTVMAYDRYVAICRPLHYTTIMSRGLCCVLVAASWMGGFVHSTVQTILTIRLPFCGPNQVDNFFCDVPSVIKLACTDTFVIELLMVSNSGLISTSSFVVLVSSYTTILVKIRSKEGRRKALSTCGSHLMVVTLFFGPCIFIYARPFSTFSMDKMVSVLYNVITPMLNPLIYTLRNKEVKSAMHKLWKRSGFTCKKQET; this is translated from the coding sequence ATGgatgaaaatcaaacaaaagtgGTGAGAGAATTTGTCCTGGCAGGCTTCTCACAGACACCTTCTATTGAGGCAGGGCTATTTGTATTGTTTCTGTTCTTCTATGTGTCCACTTGGGCGGGCAATGTCCTCATCATGGTCACAGTCACCTTTGACAACTATCTGCATTCATCACCCATGTATTTCCTTCTTGGCAACCTATCTTTCCTGGACCTATGCTATTCGACCATAACTACCCCTAAGCTTCTGGCTGACTTTCTTGATAATAAAAAGCTTATTCCCTATGACCAATGCATTGTACAGCTCTTCTTCCTGCATTTTGTAGGGGCAGCTGAGATGTTCCTGCTCAcggtgatggcctatgaccgctatgttgcaATTTGTCGCCCCCTGCACTATACCACTATCATGAGTCGAGGATTATGCTGTGTGTTGGTAGCTGCCTCCTGGATGGGAGGATTTGTACACTCTACTGTCCAGACGATTCTCACTATCCGTCTACCCTTCTGTGGGCCAAACCAAGTGGACAACTTCTTTTGTGATGTTCCCTCTGTCATCAAACTTGCCTGTACAGACACATTTGTCATTGAATTGCTAATGGTATCTAACAGCGGGTTGATCTCTACCAGCTCCTTTGTAGTACTGGTGTCTTCCTACACCACCATCCTGGTCAAAATTCGCTCCAAGGAGGGAAGGCGAAAGGCACTCTCCACCTGTGGCTCCCACCTCATGGTGGTAACACTGTTTTTTGGACCTTGCATTTTCATTTATGCTCGccccttttctactttttctatGGACAAGATGGTGTCTGTACTCTACAATGTTATTACCCCCATGCTGAATCCCCTCATCTACACACTTAGGAACAAGGAGGTGAAGTCAGCCATGCATAAGCTATGGAAGAGGAGTGGATTTACATGCAAAAAGCAGGAAACATAA